AAACGGCCCATGCCCGGCGAGTGCCGCTTCCAGTGCGCGGAATGCCTCGCCGGGGATGACCGTGCCGCCGGGTCCGGTCTGGAAAAACGCGCCCTTGGGCTGCGAGACGATCTTCAGCCGGTCGGCCAGCATGGCGCATTCCGCGCTGCTCATCCCGTATGCGCGGGCAATGCGCTGCGCCCGCCTCTGGACCTCCATCACGGAATCCTCGAATGTCAGGTACAGCGCCCTGCCCGGTTCAGCCGGTCGCCACCCCGGCACGGTCTCGATGCCGATGCAGTAGCCGGTCATGGCCGTGAGCAAAAACGTTGACTTGCCCATGCCGCCCTGCGCGTGAAGGTTCGAGACGGCGCCCGCCGGGAATGCGGCACCCAGGGCGAAGCGGTGCGCGGGCAGTACCTCGTCCTGCCAGCCGTGGGGGAGAGACCGCACCTCTATGGCGGGTGGTGCGGGCATTCCGTCGTTCTGCGGCCCCTGTTGCCCGTCAGGCGGTTTTAGGGCTTTAGGGGCATGTTCTATCGGCCTATGGTCCGTTCGCGTCTCCTGCGGCGTTCTGGGCGTCCGCATTCCTGCGGCCAGCCCGCTGGCAATGGTCGCCCGCGCCTCATGCTCTCCAAGACCTGCGGACAGTGCCGCGTTGACCAGTGCCCCGGTGACCTCGCCCTCGTCGAGGGCGCCACCGGCCACGAGGCTGCCAAGGGCGCATGCGCTCCGGTTCAGTTGGGCATTGCGCTGCCCCTCGACGGACCCGGCCACGGCCTCCACCTCATTGGAGAGAGCCGCCGCAGCGTAAGGGCTCCGTCCCGCGTAGGTCGCCGGGGGTGCCGGTGCGCTCTGCCGGGGCTCCGGTTCCTTCTTCAGCCCGTCGAGAAACCACTGGGGCAGGTCGGGCAGAGCCGCCAGATCGGGATGGACCACCCACTCGTAGGCGCCCTTGTC
The genomic region above belongs to Candidatus Hydrogenedentota bacterium and contains:
- a CDS encoding AAA family ATPase; translation: DKGAYEWVVHPDLAALPDLPQWFLDGLKKEPEPRQSAPAPPATYAGRSPYAAAALSNEVEAVAGSVEGQRNAQLNRSACALGSLVAGGALDEGEVTGALVNAALSAGLGEHEARATIASGLAAGMRTPRTPQETRTDHRPIEHAPKALKPPDGQQGPQNDGMPAPPAIEVRSLPHGWQDEVLPAHRFALGAAFPAGAVSNLHAQGGMGKSTFLLTAMTGYCIGIETVPGWRPAEPGRALYLTFEDSVMEVQRRAQRIARAYGMSSAECAMLADRLKIVSQPKGAFFQTGPGGTVIPGEAFRALEAALAGHGPFGLVVIDPKASMLGGGLEENGNALGQRVVNLLCELAGQDTALVIADHVAKSERQTAGSARGAGSWTDSARQAWSMRPLTDRELEPVPKEDRDNLIVLGCLKNNYGPPGGNTYLRRLTREGEAGALVHFDMDDALRRDAESFQNRLRANVARSLENRDMTMSEITGHSSSVEGRKTGSLFRDDIAAEMGCKVTTRMMDNLLRGMLLDGLVVEEKGPEGRKVLRAVNP